From one bacterium genomic stretch:
- a CDS encoding sugar transferase: MAVSDGLHFAIFGLYRFDPLESRAAVFVNCTRAAVYGCLIIFIATFDPVNPLPVTRVILLTYGVGVMAGIAFTRLLLLTILQELRMRGFIVLPAVVVGSGKPLADVLHYLSTNKALGAKILGIVGQRHSGPTQWPLLGGVSRIRNIISDNRCELVYIALGEKQIHQLSRIVSLLAATPVRQFLPAEHYQYLLGEVKPIGRRGQVIIEIRRDLLTPVERILKRLFDIVASFTLLIITLPIWILAAVAILIDSGRPIFYLQTRVGHKGKHFRMIKFRSMIPDAESRTGPVLVTKGDSRITRIGKYLRSTRIDELPQLVNVLLGQMSLVGPRPERPEFIDEFARTSPLFLRRLNVKPGLTGWAQVHLQYDATIFAPAKKLEMDLYYIENMSVPLDLKILFMTMFVVLRGEG; encoded by the coding sequence GTGGCGGTTTCAGACGGGCTGCACTTCGCGATCTTCGGTCTCTACAGATTTGATCCTTTGGAGTCGCGTGCTGCCGTCTTTGTGAATTGCACGCGCGCTGCGGTCTATGGTTGTTTGATAATCTTTATCGCTACATTTGACCCGGTTAACCCACTCCCTGTGACGCGGGTCATTCTGCTGACTTACGGTGTCGGGGTCATGGCCGGAATCGCCTTCACTCGATTATTATTGCTCACGATTCTGCAAGAACTGCGAATGCGCGGTTTCATTGTACTCCCAGCCGTAGTCGTCGGGTCAGGCAAACCGCTTGCGGATGTTCTTCATTATCTTAGTACGAACAAAGCTCTCGGTGCAAAGATTCTCGGGATTGTCGGTCAACGACACTCAGGCCCCACACAGTGGCCGCTTCTGGGAGGTGTGTCGCGGATTCGTAACATCATCTCGGACAACCGCTGTGAACTGGTTTACATTGCCCTCGGTGAAAAACAGATTCATCAATTGAGCAGGATTGTTAGCCTCCTTGCCGCAACCCCGGTGAGACAATTTCTTCCCGCTGAGCACTATCAGTATTTGCTTGGCGAAGTGAAACCGATTGGGCGACGAGGTCAAGTGATCATTGAAATTCGCCGCGACTTGTTGACTCCTGTTGAACGAATTCTGAAAAGACTGTTTGACATTGTCGCCTCGTTTACTCTGCTTATCATTACTCTGCCAATCTGGATTCTCGCTGCAGTTGCCATCTTGATTGACAGCGGCAGGCCGATCTTCTATTTGCAGACGCGAGTCGGTCACAAGGGTAAGCACTTCCGGATGATAAAATTCCGCAGCATGATTCCGGATGCGGAATCTCGCACAGGACCGGTGCTGGTCACAAAGGGAGATTCGAGAATTACTCGAATCGGTAAGTACCTTCGCTCGACTCGTATCGACGAGTTGCCGCAGCTCGTCAATGTCTTGCTTGGGCAAATGAGTCTTGTCGGACCGCGACCGGAGAGGCCGGAGTTTATTGACGAGTTTGCTAGGACCAGTCCGCTTTTTTTGAGACGGCTGAATGTCAAACCGGGACTGACCGGTTGGGCTCAAGTGCATCTGCAGTATGACGCCACCATTTTTGCCCCTGCAAAAAAGCTGGAGATGGATCTCTACTACATTGAAAACATGTCCGTACCGCTCGACCTGAAAATCCTCTTCATGACGATGTTCGTGGTTCTGAGAGGCGAAGGATAA
- a CDS encoding O-antigen ligase family protein encodes MVADQIPSERPIEFARSWRYGLVAALLALGLIAVWLFWGRAMQMAIGVTAAGIGLALWRYPEISAGMAGFLILSYIASFVPGSTTLFFAGVYVVLILRKLQSQELSWRYGNFFVPVLIFVGWYYSSILWADTHMPWDGRHIIRILLTIFVVSELLKSTRTYLAFFIGAAFGLIFTSVSAIKTAVEFYTSGVADQIANTVTSIESSRFFGHWDDPNFMSMTIIAYLGGVMALWRSKLNFWIRSLMFVAAVLSIAATLMSLSRTGLIGCVIVLGMMLAIERHRFVLAAVVAGLVAVLLTVLPVDLFGRVFELLEGTDKSSSERLGLLLSGWKLFWNSPIIGSGIGSFESDVMFLMPYLPYYFFSHNTFIDIAVDSGLIGLGLYIACLVFAFRGLSWRQWHVDPSDIPAMLNAGMRASLVATVFAVATMTTAGFIPFWVFFTMCAFFGVTVRNYRAGQTGRTS; translated from the coding sequence GTGGTCGCTGATCAGATACCATCTGAACGTCCCATTGAGTTTGCCAGGAGCTGGAGGTACGGACTTGTCGCGGCGCTGCTGGCCTTAGGTTTGATTGCCGTATGGCTGTTTTGGGGCAGAGCCATGCAAATGGCGATTGGAGTTACGGCTGCTGGTATTGGACTTGCGTTGTGGCGATACCCCGAGATAAGTGCCGGCATGGCCGGATTCCTTATTCTGTCATATATCGCGAGTTTTGTACCCGGTTCTACTACGCTTTTTTTCGCCGGTGTATACGTCGTTCTCATCTTGAGAAAACTGCAATCTCAGGAGTTGAGTTGGAGATACGGGAACTTCTTTGTACCTGTTTTGATTTTTGTAGGCTGGTATTATTCGTCCATCCTATGGGCGGATACTCACATGCCGTGGGACGGACGCCACATTATCCGAATACTTCTTACAATCTTTGTGGTCAGTGAACTCCTCAAATCAACTCGTACCTACCTTGCATTTTTTATCGGCGCCGCTTTCGGCTTGATTTTTACATCCGTTTCCGCAATAAAAACGGCCGTAGAATTTTACACATCCGGAGTGGCCGATCAGATTGCGAACACGGTCACGTCAATTGAATCTTCGAGGTTTTTCGGTCATTGGGATGACCCGAACTTCATGTCCATGACCATTATCGCCTACCTCGGAGGCGTCATGGCCCTCTGGCGAAGCAAGCTGAATTTCTGGATTCGTTCACTGATGTTTGTTGCCGCAGTCCTGAGTATCGCTGCAACACTGATGTCGTTATCCCGCACTGGTCTCATCGGATGTGTTATTGTGCTGGGAATGATGCTCGCAATCGAAAGACATAGATTCGTCCTTGCTGCTGTTGTCGCCGGACTTGTAGCAGTGCTGCTCACAGTGCTGCCGGTTGACCTGTTTGGCCGCGTTTTTGAACTTCTTGAGGGAACGGATAAATCCAGCAGCGAAAGATTGGGATTACTTCTGAGCGGGTGGAAGCTCTTTTGGAACAGCCCGATCATTGGCAGCGGCATCGGAAGTTTCGAGAGCGATGTCATGTTTCTGATGCCCTATCTTCCGTACTACTTTTTCTCGCACAACACTTTCATTGATATCGCGGTCGACTCCGGTCTAATCGGCCTTGGACTGTACATTGCTTGCCTTGTCTTTGCCTTTAGAGGATTGAGTTGGAGGCAATGGCACGTTGATCCATCTGACATTCCGGCCATGCTGAATGCCGGAATGAGGGCAAGTCTTGTAGCTACAGTCTTTGCAGTGGCCACAATGACCACTGCAGGATTCATTCCTTTTTGGGTCTTCTTTACAATGTGCGCATTTTTCGGAGTGACCGTTCGCAACTACAGAGCCGGCCAGACTGGTCGAACATCATAA